The proteins below are encoded in one region of Sphingobacterium sp. R2:
- the argG gene encoding argininosuccinate synthase has protein sequence MKKVVLAFSGGLDTSFCCIYLTQDLGLEVHSVVVNTGGFSDEELKNIEARAYALGVKSHTAIDETADYYRETIKYLIFGNVLKNATYPLSVSAERVCQATAIANYAKQIGAECVAHGSTGAGNDQVRFDMIFQTLIPGVEIITPIRDLQLSREAEIEYLNKHGVEYSAEKAKYSINKGLWGTSVGGAETLTSNQYLPESAWPTPVTSSEPQQITIDFEKGEPVALNGEKMASVKVIQELQAIAQPYGIGRDIHVGDTIIGIKGRVGFEAAASVILIKAHHTLEKHTLTKWQLSWKDQIAAFYGNYMHEGQMHDPVMRDIEAFLQSSQETVTGRVIVELHPYRFVVIGVESEHDLMSNKFGSYGEMNKGYTGDDVKGFSKIFGNQTIIWHKVNQK, from the coding sequence ATGAAAAAAGTAGTTTTAGCATTCAGCGGAGGATTAGATACTTCGTTTTGTTGTATTTATCTTACGCAAGATTTAGGTTTAGAGGTTCATTCGGTCGTTGTAAATACAGGTGGTTTTTCGGATGAAGAATTGAAGAATATTGAAGCACGTGCTTATGCATTAGGTGTAAAATCACATACGGCGATTGACGAAACAGCAGACTATTACCGCGAAACTATTAAATACTTGATTTTCGGTAATGTGCTAAAGAATGCGACTTACCCATTGTCAGTTTCTGCAGAGCGTGTATGTCAGGCTACTGCTATTGCAAATTATGCAAAGCAAATCGGTGCTGAATGTGTTGCTCATGGATCTACAGGTGCAGGGAATGATCAGGTGCGTTTTGATATGATTTTCCAGACGTTAATCCCAGGGGTTGAAATTATTACACCTATCCGTGACCTACAATTGTCGCGTGAAGCCGAAATAGAATATTTGAACAAACATGGGGTTGAATACTCCGCTGAAAAAGCGAAATATTCGATCAATAAGGGCCTTTGGGGTACTTCTGTTGGTGGAGCAGAAACATTGACATCCAATCAATATTTGCCTGAATCAGCTTGGCCAACTCCAGTTACTTCTTCAGAACCACAGCAAATTACAATAGATTTTGAAAAGGGTGAACCAGTTGCTCTAAACGGAGAGAAAATGGCTTCTGTTAAGGTCATTCAAGAATTGCAAGCCATTGCTCAGCCTTATGGTATCGGTCGTGATATTCATGTCGGAGATACAATCATCGGTATCAAGGGACGTGTAGGTTTTGAAGCTGCAGCTTCAGTGATTCTAATTAAGGCACATCACACCTTGGAAAAGCATACCTTAACCAAATGGCAATTATCCTGGAAAGATCAGATCGCTGCTTTCTACGGTAATTATATGCACGAAGGACAGATGCACGATCCTGTGATGCGCGATATTGAAGCATTCTTGCAATCCTCACAAGAGACTGTGACTGGCCGCGTGATCGTAGAACTTCATCCATACCGTTTTGTCGTTATTGGTGTCGAGTCCGAGCATGATTTGATGTCCAATAAATTTGGTAGCTACGGTGAAATGAATAAAGGCTATACAGGTGATGATGTGAAAGGTTTCTCCAAAATCTTTGGAAATCAAACGATCATTTGGCATAAAGTGAATCAAAAATAA
- the argC gene encoding N-acetyl-gamma-glutamyl-phosphate reductase: protein MIRVGIIGSAGYTGGELLRVLIYHPEVEIVFANSASNAGNKLYEVHNDLFGDTELSFSADFHSDIDVLFLCVGHGDARKFLDANTVDASVKIIDLSQDYRLRANTAYQGQQFVYGLPELNKEAIKAAQYIANPGCFATNIQLALLPLASQGLLPDQIHVNATTGSTGAGQKPGATTHFSWRNNNLSAYKSFEHQHLQEISESLDQLQEGFLPVSNRSLLERAAERINFVPQRGDFARGIFSAIYVDTDLSEEEAYEVYDTYYAAHPFTHVSKKNIDLKQVVNTNKSIIHLEKHGNKLLILNATDNLLKGASGQAVQNMNLMFGLDERTGLNLKSVGF, encoded by the coding sequence ATGATAAGAGTAGGAATAATTGGTTCGGCAGGATATACCGGTGGTGAATTATTACGCGTATTGATTTATCATCCTGAGGTGGAAATCGTATTTGCCAATAGTGCTTCCAATGCAGGAAATAAGTTATATGAAGTTCACAATGATTTATTTGGTGATACTGAATTGAGCTTCTCTGCGGACTTTCACTCCGATATTGATGTCTTGTTTTTATGTGTTGGTCATGGTGATGCACGCAAATTTTTAGATGCAAATACAGTAGATGCTTCCGTAAAGATTATTGATCTTTCTCAAGATTACCGGCTCCGGGCGAATACGGCTTATCAAGGACAGCAATTTGTATACGGGCTTCCCGAACTAAACAAAGAAGCAATCAAAGCAGCTCAATATATTGCGAATCCAGGATGCTTTGCTACAAATATCCAACTGGCTTTATTGCCATTGGCTAGTCAAGGTTTGTTGCCAGACCAAATCCATGTGAATGCAACAACTGGATCCACAGGAGCAGGACAGAAGCCAGGAGCGACGACACATTTTTCTTGGCGCAACAATAACCTTTCTGCTTACAAATCTTTTGAGCACCAGCATTTGCAGGAAATTTCCGAGTCACTGGATCAGCTTCAAGAGGGGTTTTTACCTGTGTCAAATAGGTCGTTGCTGGAACGTGCCGCTGAAAGAATTAATTTTGTGCCGCAACGTGGTGATTTTGCAAGAGGAATTTTTTCGGCAATTTATGTTGATACGGACTTGTCCGAAGAAGAGGCTTACGAAGTATACGACACGTATTATGCAGCCCACCCTTTTACGCATGTCAGCAAAAAAAATATCGATCTCAAGCAGGTTGTCAACACCAATAAAAGTATTATCCACCTCGAAAAGCACGGAAATAAGTTACTTATTTTAAATGCAACAGATAATCTACTGAAAGGGGCATCTGGACAGGCAGTGCAAAATATGAACTTAATGTTCGGTTTGGACGAACGTACAGGATTAAACTTGAAAAGTGTTGGTTTTTAG
- a CDS encoding RNA polymerase sigma factor codes for MNQEQFKNTVFIHKDKLFRFAKRILVDDDEAFNAVQNVMMRLWQLKDQLLQYKNMEAFCMQSVKNEALNRIKKDKVRSDYVNQYQAVSTTEYTIGNTKEIIVKMINSLPEKQRLVMHLRDVEDYDIDEIAEVLEMGESAVRVNLMRARQKVKEQLTKLFDYETARIYSDKK; via the coding sequence ATGAACCAAGAGCAATTTAAAAATACCGTTTTCATCCATAAGGATAAGCTATTTCGCTTCGCGAAACGGATCTTGGTCGATGATGATGAAGCTTTTAATGCGGTACAGAATGTGATGATGCGGTTGTGGCAATTGAAAGATCAGTTGCTTCAATATAAAAATATGGAAGCTTTTTGCATGCAGAGTGTAAAAAATGAGGCATTAAATCGGATTAAAAAAGATAAGGTTAGATCGGATTATGTCAATCAATATCAGGCGGTGTCGACAACAGAGTATACTATTGGAAATACAAAGGAAATTATCGTCAAGATGATCAATTCTCTTCCCGAAAAACAACGGCTTGTGATGCATCTGCGCGATGTTGAGGACTATGACATTGATGAAATCGCTGAGGTACTGGAAATGGGCGAGTCGGCAGTGCGGGTTAATCTGATGCGCGCAAGACAAAAGGTGAAAGAGCAGTTGACAAAATTATTCGATTACGAAACCGCGCGCATTTATTCCGATAAAAAATAG
- a CDS encoding DUF4252 domain-containing protein, with translation MKGFFIACLLLVASMANAQISKLDKLFEQYQGKKGVTTLKIGAPMFKLLGNLKIDDDDMQTISPLLKNVKSLRMLIVEDGEDKALTDIIRGAVSNLKYEELMSLNSEGQDIRFMVENMSVNADILNNLLLTINGDGQNLFMILDGEIPLKDVTNLVNEGNNKANKNKGDNEKK, from the coding sequence ATGAAAGGTTTTTTTATAGCTTGCCTTCTACTTGTAGCAAGTATGGCAAATGCACAAATTTCAAAATTGGATAAGCTATTTGAACAATATCAGGGAAAGAAAGGTGTAACAACACTTAAAATTGGAGCACCGATGTTCAAACTGTTGGGTAATTTGAAAATAGACGATGATGATATGCAGACGATCAGCCCGCTGCTAAAGAACGTTAAATCACTGCGTATGCTTATTGTTGAGGATGGTGAAGATAAAGCCTTGACAGATATTATCCGGGGGGCGGTTTCCAATTTAAAATATGAGGAACTCATGTCGCTCAACAGCGAAGGCCAAGATATTCGCTTTATGGTGGAAAATATGTCTGTAAATGCTGATATTTTGAACAATCTTCTACTCACAATCAACGGAGATGGACAAAATCTATTTATGATCCTTGATGGGGAAATACCGTTGAAAGACGTGACTAACTTGGTCAATGAAGGCAATAATAAAGCCAATAAGAATAAAGGCGATAACGAGAAAAAATAA
- a CDS encoding DUF4252 domain-containing protein → MKRLLTLLCLVGLLLSMQSCMIKKTSNMDFISRSNVSDDAEIVAINLPMWLTKPFMKKALKDGSDEDARAMAEIVKKLKKFRMLTLSNNDKTKNARILDDYHKFLRKNKFEELLVVNTDGQEISLNARIDKNNVIERVSLLVHDNEDESVFMDIKGKFSLDELIAGLNKMKSKDKKLANKL, encoded by the coding sequence ATGAAAAGATTACTAACCTTGTTATGTCTCGTTGGCCTGCTTCTGTCCATGCAGTCCTGCATGATAAAAAAAACTTCCAATATGGATTTCATCAGCCGGTCTAATGTATCTGACGATGCGGAGATTGTTGCCATTAATTTACCGATGTGGTTAACAAAACCCTTTATGAAAAAAGCCTTAAAGGATGGAAGTGATGAAGATGCCCGTGCAATGGCCGAAATTGTAAAGAAATTGAAGAAGTTCAGAATGCTGACGCTTTCTAATAATGATAAAACAAAGAATGCACGTATTTTGGACGACTACCATAAGTTTTTAAGGAAGAATAAATTTGAGGAACTTTTGGTTGTTAATACCGATGGACAAGAAATATCATTGAACGCCCGTATTGATAAAAATAATGTTATTGAGCGTGTTTCACTACTGGTCCACGATAATGAAGACGAAAGTGTATTCATGGATATCAAAGGCAAGTTTTCATTGGATGAACTTATCGCCGGACTGAATAAGATGAAGTCCAAAGATAAGAAGTTGGCCAACAAACTTTAA
- the hemL gene encoding glutamate-1-semialdehyde 2,1-aminomutase, with the protein MQAPDISRAQSAELFEKAKQYFPGGVNSPVRAFKSVYGTPLFIERGDKAHLWDADGNEFIDFCCSWGPLILGHNNDQVREAVVAQLGKGLSFGAPTALENQLAELIIENNRFIEKIRFVSSGTEAVMSAIRLARGYTKRDKIIKFDGCYHGHSDSLLVKAGSGLVTFGETSSAGVPKAFADETIVIELNDKQALIAAFAEFKDQIAAVIIEGIPANNGLLLQSKEYIHFLREITKENGALLIMDEVITGFRIGFEGASAYYDIQPDIITYGKIIGGGMPVGAYGASKELMACISPDGAVYQAGTLSGNPVAMAAGIAALGILAQKDFYTNLNAKTEAFVNDMRAYIAEKGYKVQLFHVASIFWFAFTEQQEIKKASEIDPKSMESYKVMHRELLNRGVYFGPSGYEVGFVSDAHTKADLDQAKQHIFDALDIVFSA; encoded by the coding sequence ATGCAAGCACCTGATATATCAAGAGCACAATCTGCTGAGCTATTCGAAAAAGCAAAACAATATTTCCCTGGAGGTGTAAACTCTCCTGTTAGGGCCTTCAAATCCGTATATGGTACCCCATTATTTATTGAGCGTGGCGATAAGGCACATCTTTGGGATGCGGACGGGAATGAATTCATCGATTTTTGCTGCTCATGGGGCCCCCTAATTTTAGGGCACAATAATGATCAAGTTCGTGAAGCAGTAGTGGCACAACTCGGCAAAGGCTTAAGTTTTGGCGCTCCAACGGCATTGGAGAACCAACTGGCTGAGTTGATTATCGAAAACAATAGATTTATTGAGAAAATTCGCTTTGTCAGCTCTGGCACCGAGGCTGTAATGTCTGCAATCCGTTTGGCTAGAGGCTATACGAAACGGGATAAGATCATCAAATTTGATGGCTGTTATCATGGGCACTCCGATTCTCTTTTGGTGAAAGCTGGTTCGGGTTTGGTCACCTTTGGTGAAACATCTTCGGCCGGTGTACCTAAAGCATTTGCAGACGAAACCATTGTTATTGAATTAAACGATAAGCAAGCTTTAATAGCTGCTTTTGCAGAATTTAAAGATCAGATCGCGGCAGTTATTATTGAGGGTATCCCTGCAAACAATGGACTATTGTTGCAGTCTAAGGAATATATTCACTTCTTGCGTGAGATCACCAAAGAAAATGGTGCATTGTTGATAATGGATGAAGTGATTACCGGATTCCGGATCGGCTTTGAAGGGGCTTCTGCGTACTATGATATACAACCGGATATTATCACCTATGGAAAAATTATTGGTGGCGGAATGCCTGTCGGCGCTTATGGCGCATCGAAAGAGTTGATGGCTTGTATTTCTCCTGACGGTGCCGTTTACCAAGCCGGAACTTTATCGGGCAATCCAGTTGCAATGGCTGCCGGTATTGCAGCATTGGGCATCTTAGCTCAAAAGGATTTTTACACAAATTTAAATGCCAAAACAGAAGCTTTCGTCAATGATATGCGTGCTTACATTGCCGAGAAAGGATATAAGGTTCAACTTTTCCATGTGGCTTCTATTTTTTGGTTTGCATTCACTGAACAGCAAGAAATTAAAAAAGCCAGTGAGATCGATCCTAAATCAATGGAATCCTATAAAGTAATGCACCGAGAATTGTTAAATCGTGGTGTTTATTTTGGTCCATCTGGATATGAAGTCGGCTTTGTTTCTGACGCACATACCAAAGCGGACCTTGATCAGGCTAAACAACATATTTTTGATGCTTTGGATATTGTCTTTAGCGCATAA
- the hemB gene encoding porphobilinogen synthase, whose amino-acid sequence MLQRPRRNRKSAVIRDMIQETRLDASNLIFPLFIVDGQNQKTEVKSMPGIYRYSIDNLLKEVESCLKLGLRSFDLFPNIEESLKDKYATESYRDGSLYLRAIAAVKKNFPEACIVTDVAMDPYSSDGHDGIVENGEILNDETLEVLGKMALAHAQSGADIIAPSDMMDGRIGYIRELLDHNGFTQVSLMSYTAKYASAYYGPFRDALGSAPKHGDKKTYQMNPANAKEALIEAQLDAQEGADFLMVKPGLPYLDIVKLLADNFDLPIAVYNVSGEYAMLKAAIQNGWLDERVILETLLSFKRAGATAILSYHSKEVLEKGFIPHSTI is encoded by the coding sequence ATGTTACAACGTCCGAGAAGAAATCGTAAATCTGCCGTGATTCGCGACATGATTCAAGAGACACGTTTAGACGCGTCAAATTTGATTTTCCCACTTTTTATCGTCGATGGGCAAAATCAAAAAACTGAGGTTAAATCGATGCCGGGCATCTATCGCTATTCTATAGACAACCTATTGAAAGAGGTAGAAAGCTGCTTAAAACTGGGTTTACGCTCATTTGATCTTTTCCCAAATATTGAGGAGTCACTAAAAGACAAGTATGCTACAGAAAGCTACCGTGACGGAAGTTTATACCTACGTGCTATTGCCGCTGTCAAGAAAAATTTCCCTGAGGCTTGCATCGTAACAGATGTTGCCATGGATCCTTACAGTAGCGATGGCCACGATGGCATTGTCGAAAACGGTGAAATCCTAAACGATGAGACATTAGAAGTATTGGGTAAAATGGCCTTGGCACATGCACAATCGGGTGCTGATATTATCGCGCCATCGGATATGATGGATGGCCGCATCGGTTACATCCGTGAGCTATTGGACCATAATGGTTTTACCCAAGTTTCTTTGATGTCTTATACGGCAAAATATGCTTCGGCTTATTATGGCCCTTTTAGAGATGCTTTAGGTTCTGCACCTAAACATGGGGACAAGAAAACTTACCAAATGAATCCTGCCAACGCAAAAGAAGCGCTTATCGAAGCCCAGCTTGATGCACAAGAAGGAGCTGATTTTCTAATGGTAAAACCTGGACTTCCCTACTTAGATATCGTTAAACTTCTAGCGGACAACTTCGATCTTCCCATTGCAGTGTATAATGTGAGCGGCGAATATGCGATGTTAAAAGCCGCGATTCAAAATGGATGGTTAGACGAACGTGTCATTCTAGAAACGCTATTAAGTTTCAAACGTGCCGGCGCTACTGCCATCCTATCTTACCACTCCAAAGAAGTATTGGAGAAAGGCTTTATTCCGCATTCAACTATTTAG
- the hemC gene encoding hydroxymethylbilane synthase, protein MNRKLIIGTRGSVLAMWQANFVKDRLAEIGIEAELKVIKTQGDIIQHLRLDKLEGKGFFTKELEEELLSGTIDLAVHSHKDLPTVNPPGLIIAAVSEREDPSELLIIHKDCVDIKKRLSLKHNATVGTSSNRRKAQISALRPDLEFDDLRGNLQTRMQKLRDEQYDAIVLAKAGISRIEMDISDFHVEEIPPVEIIPAPAQGVLAIQIREVDQELFDALQPLNNEEVAKTIAVERLVLNKFDAGCHAPLGCYCRKSGDEYEAWASIAETSEDFPDRVYLRDTDTIRLAERIFSKYSKDRKLPQSVFISREVDENSYFARSMAKHNIAIEGRSLIKIFPIINKLDPFILKHVDWIIFSSKNGIEHFFNLEPRLSKKTKIGVIGRGSEEILRKYDRVADFSGDSEGINMEEIAKKFAELANGGTVLIPRAKESLETIQKALSAETKIINMPVYETVLEENVDPSNAEVLVFTSPSNVEAYFADNLLEPGQKVICIGRSTGAKFDAMNVSYTLPYSPDEIGLSEAVFGLEY, encoded by the coding sequence GTGAATAGAAAACTAATTATTGGTACCCGGGGAAGTGTTCTTGCCATGTGGCAGGCAAATTTTGTAAAAGATCGATTGGCAGAAATTGGAATTGAAGCAGAATTAAAGGTCATAAAAACTCAGGGTGATATCATACAGCATCTTCGTTTGGATAAATTGGAAGGCAAAGGATTTTTCACCAAAGAGCTTGAAGAAGAACTTTTAAGCGGGACCATTGATTTAGCTGTTCACTCTCACAAAGATTTACCTACAGTTAACCCACCGGGATTGATTATTGCAGCGGTTTCTGAGCGCGAAGATCCGTCGGAGCTATTAATTATACATAAAGATTGTGTAGACATTAAAAAGCGTCTTTCATTGAAGCACAATGCGACTGTTGGTACATCATCCAACCGTAGAAAAGCACAGATATCAGCGTTGCGCCCTGATCTGGAGTTTGACGATCTCCGTGGTAACTTGCAGACAAGGATGCAAAAGTTACGCGACGAGCAGTATGACGCTATTGTGCTTGCAAAGGCAGGGATTAGCCGTATTGAAATGGATATCAGTGATTTCCATGTAGAAGAAATCCCTCCTGTTGAAATTATTCCCGCTCCAGCGCAGGGAGTATTAGCGATCCAGATTCGCGAAGTTGATCAGGAGCTATTTGACGCTTTGCAGCCATTGAATAATGAAGAAGTAGCTAAAACAATCGCTGTAGAACGTTTGGTATTGAATAAGTTTGACGCAGGCTGTCATGCTCCGCTTGGCTGTTATTGCCGCAAGAGCGGCGATGAATATGAAGCTTGGGCTTCTATCGCCGAAACAAGTGAAGACTTCCCTGACCGGGTTTACCTGAGAGATACCGACACAATACGTTTAGCAGAGCGCATCTTCAGCAAATATTCAAAGGACAGAAAACTGCCGCAGTCTGTATTCATTTCCCGGGAGGTAGACGAAAACTCCTATTTTGCAAGGTCCATGGCCAAACATAATATTGCAATTGAAGGCCGTTCATTGATTAAAATATTTCCTATCATCAACAAATTGGATCCATTCATTTTGAAACATGTGGATTGGATCATATTTTCAAGTAAAAATGGTATTGAGCACTTCTTCAATTTGGAACCTCGTTTGAGTAAAAAAACTAAGATCGGTGTCATTGGGCGCGGATCTGAAGAGATTTTACGCAAGTATGATCGCGTCGCTGACTTTTCTGGCGACAGCGAGGGGATTAATATGGAAGAAATTGCAAAGAAATTTGCAGAACTGGCAAATGGTGGTACCGTACTTATTCCACGTGCAAAAGAATCTCTGGAAACAATCCAAAAAGCATTGAGTGCTGAAACGAAAATCATCAATATGCCGGTGTATGAAACTGTTTTAGAAGAAAATGTAGATCCATCGAATGCGGAAGTCTTGGTGTTTACGAGCCCAAGTAATGTGGAAGCTTATTTTGCGGACAATCTATTGGAACCTGGCCAGAAAGTAATCTGTATTGGTCGTTCTACAGGCGCAAAATTCGATGCGATGAATGTTTCTTATACACTTCCTTATTCTCCGGATGAAATTGGTCTTTCCGAAGCCGTTTTTGGATTGGAGTATTAG
- the hemA gene encoding glutamyl-tRNA reductase, with protein sequence MKNLKVLAFTHKHVELKDLGNLVICNEDLESRLINLKHSLDIPEIFYIGTCNRVEFVFYGAHELTHEFIADFMGKLNFCVPQERLQCYLGQVNKYEGMDALNHLLRMSCSLESLVVGEKEILAQVRRAYDRCREAGFTGDFLRLMMDRLVKTAKEVYTYTKISRNPISVVSLAYRKLRELKLVENPRIVIIGSGETNQNLAKYFQKNQKAKFVIFNRTVENAKALAEELNAEAFPLADIGQYKEGFDILITCTGAPTSIVDNALYQSLLNGETDKKVIIDLAVPNDIDAEVLKNNPIHYIEVSSLQAIAEKNIQERYNELESAEKIIQDNIEEFLPLIKQRRVEVAMREVPEKIKEIKSFALNEVFAQEVQALTPEAREVLEKVINYMEKKYIKVPMVMAKEILVKTPETEKN encoded by the coding sequence TTGAAAAATCTTAAAGTATTAGCGTTTACTCATAAACATGTCGAACTAAAAGATCTAGGTAATCTAGTAATCTGCAATGAGGATTTAGAAAGTCGGCTCATCAATCTAAAGCATAGCTTAGATATTCCGGAGATCTTTTATATTGGTACTTGTAACCGAGTAGAGTTTGTATTTTATGGTGCTCATGAATTGACCCATGAATTTATCGCCGATTTTATGGGTAAGTTAAACTTCTGCGTACCCCAAGAAAGGCTACAATGCTATTTAGGACAGGTCAATAAATATGAGGGGATGGATGCTTTAAATCATTTACTTCGGATGTCCTGCTCACTTGAAAGTCTTGTCGTTGGAGAAAAAGAGATTCTGGCACAGGTAAGACGGGCTTATGATCGTTGCAGAGAGGCTGGTTTTACGGGAGATTTTTTACGCCTGATGATGGATCGACTTGTAAAAACAGCCAAAGAGGTGTACACCTATACTAAAATTTCCAGAAATCCCATTTCAGTTGTTTCGCTTGCTTACCGCAAATTGCGTGAGTTAAAACTGGTTGAAAACCCTAGAATCGTCATCATCGGTTCTGGAGAAACCAATCAGAATTTAGCGAAATATTTTCAAAAAAATCAAAAAGCTAAGTTTGTTATTTTCAACCGTACTGTGGAGAATGCCAAAGCCTTAGCCGAAGAATTGAATGCTGAAGCTTTTCCTTTAGCAGACATTGGTCAATATAAAGAAGGTTTCGATATTCTGATAACCTGTACAGGGGCTCCTACTTCAATTGTAGATAACGCTCTTTATCAATCCTTATTAAACGGAGAGACTGATAAAAAAGTGATCATTGACTTAGCCGTTCCGAATGATATTGATGCTGAAGTTCTCAAAAACAATCCGATTCATTATATCGAAGTGAGCAGCTTACAAGCAATTGCAGAGAAAAATATTCAAGAGCGCTATAATGAACTGGAAAGTGCGGAGAAGATCATTCAGGACAATATTGAGGAATTTTTACCGTTAATCAAACAACGCCGTGTGGAAGTTGCAATGCGTGAGGTTCCTGAAAAGATCAAAGAAATTAAATCTTTCGCCTTAAATGAAGTATTTGCCCAAGAAGTGCAGGCCTTAACGCCAGAGGCACGAGAGGTATTGGAAAAAGTGATCAACTATATGGAAAAAAAGTACATTAAGGTTCCGATGGTTATGGCGAAAGAAATTTTGGTTAAAACTCCCGAAACCGAGAAAAATTAG
- a CDS encoding aminotransferase class V-fold PLP-dependent enzyme: MSSPYRKHFDIATEVTYLTTPGSGLLSRETKAWRAKRDRDFFDSNSNLREQQGATLDACRATLGTFFNCPSQNVFLSSCFSSAFNALLAGLPKQAKVLLLNNDYPSVNFPTILSGFEHQFVTMDEQLEANLLDTIATFKPDVLILSIVQYISGLKIDLSFIQELKHQHPDLLIVGDGTQFLGTELFNFTLSGFDAVLSSGYKWLMAGFGNGFVLLSERLKAMLYANIQENYSFLNNQWMNKSVVQLCFEPGHLDTLSHGTLQQSLLQLEEWGFAETVAYTQKLIADARAELSDRKLLLNSIVKRRPQSNIFNIQIDHDYYQTLLDEGIKCFPRGSGIRIGFHLYNDHSDLEKLLYIIDTKVK, from the coding sequence ATGAGTAGTCCATATCGCAAACATTTTGACATCGCAACAGAGGTCACTTACCTAACGACACCGGGATCGGGCTTACTTTCACGTGAAACAAAGGCGTGGCGCGCCAAGAGAGACCGAGATTTCTTTGATTCAAACTCGAACTTACGTGAACAGCAGGGTGCGACCTTGGATGCCTGCCGGGCTACACTAGGTACATTTTTTAATTGTCCTTCCCAAAATGTCTTCTTATCCAGTTGTTTTTCCTCTGCTTTCAATGCACTGCTGGCCGGTTTACCTAAGCAAGCTAAGGTTCTTCTACTGAATAATGATTATCCTTCCGTTAATTTTCCGACGATATTAAGTGGTTTTGAACACCAATTTGTCACGATGGACGAACAACTGGAAGCAAATTTATTGGACACAATAGCGACATTTAAACCAGATGTCCTTATCCTCTCCATTGTTCAATACATTTCGGGATTAAAAATAGACCTATCTTTCATACAGGAATTGAAGCATCAGCATCCCGACTTGCTGATCGTCGGTGACGGCACCCAATTTTTGGGAACAGAACTCTTTAATTTTACACTTTCGGGATTTGACGCCGTATTATCCAGTGGATATAAATGGCTTATGGCTGGCTTTGGCAATGGCTTTGTGCTCTTAAGCGAAAGGCTCAAAGCGATGCTCTATGCGAATATTCAGGAAAACTACAGCTTTCTCAACAACCAATGGATGAATAAATCTGTGGTACAACTCTGTTTCGAGCCCGGCCATTTGGATACGTTGTCACACGGAACGCTACAGCAGTCTCTTCTTCAATTGGAGGAATGGGGGTTTGCCGAAACAGTGGCCTATACCCAAAAATTGATCGCAGATGCCCGTGCTGAGCTGTCCGACAGAAAACTGTTATTGAATAGCATCGTAAAACGACGTCCGCAGAGCAACATTTTCAACATACAGATCGACCACGACTATTATCAAACCCTCTTGGATGAGGGAATAAAATGCTTCCCCCGAGGTTCGGGAATCCGTATCGGATTTCATTTATACAACGATCACTCGGATCTTGAAAAGCTATTATATATTATTGACACCAAAGTAAAGTAA
- the aat gene encoding leucyl/phenylalanyl-tRNA--protein transferase: MVFELDTKKLEFPHPSYAEADGLLAVGGDLSTDRLLLAYSNGIFPWFDERSPILWYAPNPRFVIDPRKIKISKSMASVLRKNIFSFSIDRNFKAVIHHCATMNRKDQEGTWITADMIDAYSKLAELGYAHSVEVWQDGILVGGLYGVLINGVFCGESMFSKVANASKAALIYLAQEIELHLIDCQFHTSHLESMGGTYLSLTDYLAILTKKHNNE, from the coding sequence ATGGTATTTGAACTGGATACTAAAAAACTTGAATTCCCACACCCAAGCTATGCAGAAGCAGATGGTTTACTTGCTGTAGGTGGGGATCTTTCCACCGATCGCCTGCTACTCGCCTATAGTAATGGGATTTTCCCTTGGTTTGACGAGCGCAGCCCTATTCTCTGGTATGCCCCAAACCCTAGATTCGTGATCGATCCGCGCAAAATAAAAATCAGCAAGAGCATGGCGAGCGTCCTTCGGAAAAATATTTTTTCGTTCTCAATAGACCGCAACTTTAAAGCAGTCATTCATCATTGCGCAACTATGAATAGAAAAGATCAGGAAGGTACCTGGATTACAGCGGACATGATAGATGCCTATAGCAAACTTGCGGAGCTGGGTTATGCACATTCGGTGGAAGTTTGGCAAGATGGGATACTGGTTGGGGGCCTTTATGGTGTATTAATCAATGGTGTATTTTGCGGCGAAAGTATGTTTTCTAAAGTCGCCAACGCATCGAAGGCTGCACTAATTTACCTTGCACAAGAAATCGAATTACATCTAATTGATTGCCAATTCCATACTAGTCATCTGGAAAGTATGGGCGGAACATATCTTTCACTGACAGATTATTTAGCTATATTAACAAAAAAGCACAACAATGAGTAG